In one Hoplias malabaricus isolate fHopMal1 chromosome X1, fHopMal1.hap1, whole genome shotgun sequence genomic region, the following are encoded:
- the LOC136675738 gene encoding cell division cycle protein 20 homolog, producing the protein MSHFGFESDIHSVLKLDMPITNAPMARWQRKASISTSTSSGSLSPNKSNNRSLSISKTPSKTPGKNGKTQNTPSKAGGDRFIPVRNAKQMDVASFLLSKENEPAEENTSEPSQANQKAWSVTLNGYDLEEAKILHLGGKPLNAPEGYQNNLKVLYSQVSTPVSVKSRYISSVPERILDAPALRNDFYLNLMDWGRENMLAVALSGNVYVWDAVQGDILLLKQMEDENGYISSLSWSKDGSFLAIGTSDCIVELWDVVSQKRLRRMEGHRARVGCLSWNDHILSSGCRSGLIHHHDVRVADHHVSTLRGHAQEVCGLTWSPDGRFLASGGNDNTVNVWSGVQGASNPVHRFAEHEGAVKALAWCQWQSNILASGGGMSDRHIRIWNVNSGSCISAWDTQSQISSLVFAPNHKELVSGHGFSHDKIFIWKYPSLTKVGELAGHEGRILNLALSPDCTTLASISSDESIRLWKSFEKDPTKKPKPSSSLIQQHIR; encoded by the exons ATGTCACATTTTGGGTTTGAGAGTGACATCCACAGTGTCCTGAAGCTGGACATGCCCATAACCAACGCTCCGATGGCTAGATGGCAGAGGAAGGCCAGCATTTCAACTTCAACATCCTCAGGATCTCTGTCTCCAAACAAGAGCAACAATCGCTCCCTGAGCATATCCAAAACCCCCAGCAAAACTCCAG gaaaaaatGGTAAGACCCAGAACACTCCCTCGAAGGCAGGAGGAGATCGCTTCATTCCAGTGAGAAATGCTAAACAGATGGACGTAGCAAGTTTTCTTCTCTCTAAAGAGAATGAGCCTGCTGAGGAGAACACCTCAGAGCCTTCA CAAGCCAATCAGAAGGCTTGGTCAGTGACACTAAATGGATACGATCTGGAGGAGGCAAAGATCCTGCATTTAGGAGGAAAGCCACTCAACGCTCCTGAGG GTTACCAGAACAACCTTAAAGTGCTCTACAGCCAAGTCTCCACACCCGTTTCTGTCAAGAGCCGCTACATTTCCTCCGTTCCAGAGAGGATTCTGGACGCTCCGGCGCTCAGGAATGATTTCT ACCTGAACCTGATGGACTGGGGAAGGGAGAACATGCTCGCTGTGGCGCTCTCAGGAAACGTTTACGTGTGGGATGCTGTTCAGGGAGATATTCTTCTGCTGAAGCAGATGGAGGATGAAAATGGTTACATTAGCTCCCTCTCCTGGAGCAAAGACGGAAGCTTCCTGGCCATCGGAACAAGCGACTGCATAGTAGAG CTGTGGGACGTTGTTAGTCAGAAGCGTTTGCGACGTATGGAAGGACACAGAGCCAGAGTTGGCTGCTTGAGCTGGAATGATCACATACTGTCTAG TGGTTGCCGGTCAGGTCTGATCCACCACCATGACGTCAGAGTTGCTGACCATCATGTGAGCACTCTGAGGGGACACGCTCAGGAGGTGTGTGGACTCACCTGGTCTCCAGACGGACGCTTCCTGGCCAGCGGTGGAAATGATAACACTGTCAACGTCTGGTCAGGTGTTCAGGGAGCAAGCAATCCAGTGCACAGGTTTGCTGAACACGAAGGAGCAGTAAAG GCCTTGGCCTGGTGTCAATGGCAGTCCAATATTCTTGCGTCTGGAGGAGGAATGAGTGACCGACACATTCGCATCTGGAACGTCAACAGTGGCTCGTGCATCAGCGCCTGGGACACGCAATCTCAG ATCTCATCACTGGTGTTTGCACCAAACCACAAAGAGCTGGTGTCAGGTCATGGCTTCTCTCATGACAAGATATTCATCTGGAAATATCCCTCTCTTACCAAAGTCGGTGAACTCGCAG GTCATGAAGGGAGGATCTTGAACTTGGCCTTGAGTCCTGATTGTACCACACTGGCATCCATCAGCTCAGACGAATCTATCCGTCTCTGGAAGAGTTTTGAAAAGGATCCAACCAAAAAACCCAAACCCAGCAGCAGTCTCATTCAGCAGCACATCAGATAA
- the LOC136675530 gene encoding very long chain fatty acid elongase 1-like, with the protein MGEVISNIIEFYDYLIKRTDHRVRGYPLMQSPIQMTLILIGYVVLVLYVGPRYMASRKPYNLHSIMVIYNFCMVFFNAYIVYEFLMSGWGTTYTWRCDLIDPSSNPQALRMVRAAYMFYFSKYIELLDTVFFVLRKKHSQVTFLHIFHHSFMPWSWWWGITLTPEGGMGSFHAMVNATVHVIMYTYYGLSAAGPRFQKFLWWKKYMTAIQLTQFIVVSVHISQYYFMEKCDYQVPIFIHLIWIYGMFFFVLFSNFWIQAYVKGKRLPVSNEEKPKQNGFTNGEVVVVANGKSLENGSVHYSNGFAQNGKVKEV; encoded by the exons ATGGGGGAGGTTATATCCAACATCATTGAGTTTTATGACTATCTCATCAAAAGAACAG accACAGGGTTCGGGGATACCCGTTAATGCAGAGTCCGATCCAGATGACGCTGATTCTGATTGGTTACGTGGTTTTAGTGCTGTATGTTGGGCCTCGGTATATGGCCAGTCGGAAACCGTACAACCTCCACTCCATTATGGTCATTTACAACTTCTGCATGGTGTTCTTTAATGCCTACATCGTTTATGAG TTTCTGATGTCTGGTTGGGGAACAACATATACCTGGAGATGTGACCTCATTGACCCATCCAGCAACCCACAAGCTCTCAGA ATGGTCAGGGCGGCATACATGTTCTACTTTTCAAAATACATTGAACTTCTGGACACT GTGTTTTTCGTTTTGAGAAAGAAGCACAGCCAGGTGACGTTTCTGCACATTTTTCATCACTCCTTCATGCCCTGGTCGTGGTGGTGGGGCATCACTCTCACTCCAG AGGGAGGAATGGGTTCTTTCCATGCGATGGTGAATGCAACGGTTCATGTGATCATGTACACATACTACGGCCTCTCAGCGGCCGGACCTCGCTTCCAGAAGTTTCTCTGGTGGAAGAAATACATGACGGCAATCCAACTG ACTCAGTTCATTGTGGTGTCCGTCCACATCTCTCAGTATTATTTCATGGAGAAGTGCGACTACCAGGTGCCCATCTTCATCCACTTGATCTGGATCTACGGCATGTTCTTCTTCGTGCTCTTCTCCAACTTCTGGATCCAGGCTTACGTGAAGGGGAAGAGGCTCCCAGTCTCAAACGAGGAGAAACCCAAGCAGAACGGCTTCACTAACGGAGAGGTGGTGGTCGTAGCCAACGGGAAATCCCTGGAAAATGGCTCTGTCCACTACAGCAATGGATTTGCTCAGAATGGGAAAGTGAAGGAGGTCTGA